GTATCTGTTCCTCCTTCTTTTGCAAGCCATGTGTTGATACCTAACATGTACTTATTTAGAGAAATGTACCCAGATATAAACCTAAAACTGGATATTTCAGATGATATTATTGATATATTTAATAATCAGTCTGAAATCGCTGTGCGATATGCTAAATCAGGATGGAAAAATGAAAGTGACATTTTATTTAGTAACGAAAAGGTATTTCCGGTCTGTACTCCTGAATATTTTAAGAATCATCCCTATTTATCTCATCCTACGGGTTTAATAAATACAACCTTAATTCATGATCTTACGATTGCAGGCTCGGACTTTCCTAATTGGCAACAATGGATTGAAACATTCAATATCGATTATAAAGAGATCCCATCTATATCATTTAATACTTCAACATCAGCCATAGATGCAGTGTTATTAAATCATGGCGTGGCGCTTGGTCGTGAAGAAATGGTAAAAAAACAGATTGCAGCTGGAACCTTGATTAATCTCTATCCTGAACTGTACTTGAACACAGGCCGATCATATTTTGTTGTTCATGCAAACAACCCCACCCCAAAACTAGTCGCTTTTATCAAATGGTTGAAATCTATTTATGAACTTGAATGTGATGGATAAAAAGGAAGTATTACTTTAAGTATTGATGCAAGATCCCAATCTCATTTAGTTCAACCTTTACGATTGCGCCATTGATTAACGTTAAGTTTGGTGGAACATGACCGATATCCAGATCTATCATAACTGGAACCCCTATATCCATCAGGTATTTTTCCAAGACCTCATAATAGCTAAGGCTCTGATCACTTTTTGGTTCAGCAGCTGCACTTCGACCGAGTAGTAACCCGCTGATACATGAGAATACGCCCCGGAACTTCATGCTTAAAATGGTTCTGGCTAGCTCAGTAGGTGGCATTTCAGCATTTTCTAGATATAAGACGACGCCCTCAGAGTAACGCTGAGATAGTCCTTTTAGATCTAAATACTCAGTTTCAAATAGATGAGATAGCGTATCCCAACACCCGCCTATTAACCTTCCCTCTATTGATGAACCAGATTCAGGTTTTACCAACCACTTCCAGTTAGTTGGTGTATCAGGCATTATTCCAGAGGTTGGCTCAGTGACAATATCTGGCCAGCTACTCGCATATAATTTCGATTCGGTTTGCGAAAAACCCCCTCCAACAGAAGTACTTAAATGCGTCAGTGTATTAGCTGTTAATGGATCATTAGCTTCGCTGGATAAATCCATCAAATTTGAGCAGTGTGCAGTTGCCCACTCCAGTTTACTCGCGAACACGGCAGCTACCGTACTCACGTCGGAAAATCCTAAGATCCACTTTGGCTTTACGGTTTGAAGTTTGGCAAAATCTATAAGCGGCAGGAGTTCAATCGCCAACTGTCCGCCCCAAGGAGGATAGATAGCGTCAATCTCGTCATCCATAAGAAATGACATAAGCTCATCCGCACGTTGCTGTGCTGGTGCGCTTGCGTGTTTATTTTGCCCGTATAGGCACTTTCCAACAACGACATTGAAGCCTCTAGATTCAAGGTTATCTCGCACGACTCTAAACCTAGCGTCATGTTTTTTTTCAATTCCTGATGAAAACGCAGTAATAGCGATAGTGCTACCTTGTTGCAGTGGTTTGGGATATTTCATTAGCATTCTCCGTAAATCTAGCCTGTAACAACAATAAGCATTAACAGTCTAGAATACAATAAAATACAATGCTTTATCACAAAATATTCGAATGGTGATACCGATTGTTATGGTCGTGGTAGTTTCTTTAGAATCGATGGTACAATAACTTTGTGCACAGGTCCTACAAAGAACATGTACACCTTACCCAACGTATTTTTCACGTGAACCACAGTATTTAGATATACAGTTGCAGTTTTACCGTTCGGCTCAATGTAAAACGATATTTTGACATTTAGGTGCTTGTCACTATCTTCGAGAATAATCTCGTTATGCTCATTAGCAGATAGAATAAATATTCCGACCCTATCACCAATTTTATAATCTGAGCTTAATTTACTTGGCTCAATTTCGGCTAAGTGCCCTAGATCTTTAAGACCAAACTTAGATACAACTTTGTTACGCAGTGACATTAACATATTAATCCAAACAGGTGTTTCCTGTACAAGCGATAGATATATATCTAGTGCAGACTGATTTTCATAACCTGTAAGTGATGAAAAACCATCAGCAAAAGAAGCATCATGCACATACTGATACATACTTGATTTAGTAGGGATTCCATTCATGTTAATTTCCTCTGTAAGGTATAATGTCACACTAACTGGTAAGGTTTATGGCGTAATACTTTGTATATACTTTAATCCAGCCATGAAAATGATTTTTCTAAAAAATCTCCCCCATTAACATCTACAATATCACCATGAGCCATTACAATTATTTCTGGATTCCATGATTTAATTTTGATTAAATGTTCCCTTAATCGTCTTTTGTTAAAACTGATTCGCCAATCCAATGGGGTTTTCCCATTAGGAGCGATAATCCCTGCAATGCTAGCCAATATACACTGCCACCAATTAAAATTCGACTTTGGAAAGTTCTCTATAAAGTCAGTTAGAATCAACACTTTTGAAGATTTATGAAAAAAAACAGCTTCTTGCATTAGCTTTGAACCTAAAACCAACTCTTGCGTTATTTCTGGTTTCCAAGGCCAATCATGTTCATCAT
This Moritella sp. 5 DNA region includes the following protein-coding sequences:
- a CDS encoding LysR substrate-binding domain-containing protein, translating into MKTVTNLNSLRAIEATARLGSYASAAKEIGVTPEAIGQLVRSYEAYLGYKLFRRKVSGVKRLTINQDFSDIILDVRDAFEMLSQSAQSLKNITEKGTLTVSVPPSFASHVLIPNMYLFREMYPDINLKLDISDDIIDIFNNQSEIAVRYAKSGWKNESDILFSNEKVFPVCTPEYFKNHPYLSHPTGLINTTLIHDLTIAGSDFPNWQQWIETFNIDYKEIPSISFNTSTSAIDAVLLNHGVALGREEMVKKQIAAGTLINLYPELYLNTGRSYFVVHANNPTPKLVAFIKWLKSIYELECDG
- a CDS encoding S66 peptidase family protein, which gives rise to MKYPKPLQQGSTIAITAFSSGIEKKHDARFRVVRDNLESRGFNVVVGKCLYGQNKHASAPAQQRADELMSFLMDDEIDAIYPPWGGQLAIELLPLIDFAKLQTVKPKWILGFSDVSTVAAVFASKLEWATAHCSNLMDLSSEANDPLTANTLTHLSTSVGGGFSQTESKLYASSWPDIVTEPTSGIMPDTPTNWKWLVKPESGSSIEGRLIGGCWDTLSHLFETEYLDLKGLSQRYSEGVVLYLENAEMPPTELARTILSMKFRGVFSCISGLLLGRSAAAEPKSDQSLSYYEVLEKYLMDIGVPVMIDLDIGHVPPNLTLINGAIVKVELNEIGILHQYLK
- a CDS encoding DUF2867 domain-containing protein, with amino-acid sequence MNGIPTKSSMYQYVHDASFADGFSSLTGYENQSALDIYLSLVQETPVWINMLMSLRNKVVSKFGLKDLGHLAEIEPSKLSSDYKIGDRVGIFILSANEHNEIILEDSDKHLNVKISFYIEPNGKTATVYLNTVVHVKNTLGKVYMFFVGPVHKVIVPSILKKLPRP
- a CDS encoding DUF4336 domain-containing protein, which codes for MQKIADNIWIFDGEPVSFLACPFTTRMTVVRLFSGDLWIHSPIKLTTELQQKIQSIGSVKYIVAPNHLHHLFIADWHNAFPKSSLFGTSEVIKKRQDIAFHFSLNDEHDWPWKPEITQELVLGSKLMQEAVFFHKSSKVLILTDFIENFPKSNFNWWQCILASIAGIIAPNGKTPLDWRISFNKRRLREHLIKIKSWNPEIIVMAHGDIVDVNGGDFLEKSFSWLD